The Paenarthrobacter aurescens region AGCTTTGAGTCGCCCGGCCCCAACGTGTGGGCTGGTATTCACCGCGAACTGGGTTTGTCCGAAGCGAACCGGGACGATCCGCTGGGCCCGGCAACGGAAGCTGAAGCCAGCACGCCCGCCCCTGCCGGTCCGCCCGAAACGGGGCAACCCTCGGAGCCACCCACAGACATACGTTCACGTGGGAAGCGCCGCCAACCGTGGCAACGCCGTGGGACCTGGCTGGCGGTTGCCGCAGCAGGAGCATTGGTGATTGCCGGCGCAACCCTGTGGAATATCAACCAGGCGCCAACACCCTTGGCGCGAGCGGAGTTGTCGCCACTTGCCCAGCACACTGCCACAGGATCAGCAAAGGTCCTCGAGGGCGCGGACGGATCACGAACCCTGGAAGTCTCCCTCAGCAAGGACGAAGCACAGGGCTACCAGGAAGTATGGCTTATTGGCTCGGACCTCAAGCGGTTGATCAGTCTGGGAATCATGAAGTCTGATTCGGGTACTTTCCCGCTTCCTGCGGGCCTGGATCTGGCTGATTTCCCCATTGTGGATGTTTCGGATGAGCCACTGGACGGCAATCCCGGCCACTCCAGTGTGAGCATTGTCCGGGGATCGCTCAGCAGCGGGTAGCCTGATCCCCATACCCGAAGGACAGGAGGCCACAGTGGCTAAAACGACGGTGGCTAAAACGACAGTGGCTAAAACGACCACGACGGCGGCTGGAGAGTCTTCGCTCCGGACCACAGTGTCCGGGCTCATGGGCGAACTGGCTGCACTGGAAGAACCCCGGGCCCGCGAAGTGAATGAGAAACACGGCGATGACCACGGGGTCAATCTCAGCAAGCTCCGCGCCATAGCAAAGAGGCTGAAGACCCAGCAGGATCTTTCCCGCGAGCTGTGGGGTACGGGTGACACTGCGGCCAGGCTGCTGGCTCTCCTTATCTGCCGGCCCAAGGCCTTTGAACGTGATGAGCTGGACAGCATGTTGCGGGAAGCCCGGACACCCAAGGTGCAGGACTGGCTGGTCAATTACGTGGTCAAGAAGAGCCCGCACTCCGAAGAGCTGCGGATGGCCTGGTTTTCGGACCCGGATCCTGTGGTGGCCAGTGCCGGCTGGGCTCTGACCTCAGAGCGTGTTGTCAAAAAGCCCGAGGGCTTGGACCTGGCGCATTTGCTGGACATCATCGAGGCCGGGATGAAGGAAGCACCGGACCGTCTTCAGTGGGCCATGAACCATTGCCTGGCGCAGATCGGGATCGAGTTCCCGGAGTACAGGGCCAGGGCGCTGGATATTGGAGAGCGCCTGGAGGTGCTGAAGGACTACCCTACGCCGCCCAACTGCACCTCGCCGTTCGCGCCGGCCTGGATCAACGAAATGGTGCGGCGCCAGGCTGTGCAGGTCTAACGCAGCGAATCCAACGCAGCGAGGGAAGGCCTGATCAGCCTCTGTTGCGGTGCATCATCCGGTAGGTGAGCTCGGCAAGGAGCTCTTCGTCGGAGAGGTGCGAAGCCCTGGCGATCGGGGCGATTGGAACGGTAACGCGGGGCGGTCCCTGCCGTGATTCGTCCCCGGACCGCATATCGTCGGGAGTGATCATTTCCGGGGCAAAGTTGGACTTGCCCTTCAGGACCTCGGACACTGAACCGGCCCTCCATCCCAAGGCGTGCTCAAGCTTGCGTTGGTTGATTTCTTGCGTGCGCCTTGTCCCGGATTCCAGTGTGCGGACGGTTTTGATGGCTGTTCCAGCCTGCTTGGCCAGCTGAACCTGGCTCAACCCTTGCGCCAGGCGTTCTTCCTTGATCAAGCGGCCTATGGTTTGCAGTGCTTCAAGTTCATCCACGATTCCCAGTTTTCCATAGGCAATAGTAGGCAATCAAATCCGTGCGGCAAATACGCCGCAATGAGCCGTTCCACACCGCCCCGCGATAGCCCCTCGAATTCGCTGGAGCAAGAAAACGTCAGGCTACTTGGTATCAATGCGATCACGTTATGTGTAAGCGCTTGCATTCTGATGAGGATGGTAGTTAGTGTGAGCGTCACCACATCAATTGCGCCGCCGAATCTTTGTACTCAGCGAGGAGTCTTTAGCATGAAGAAAACCAAGTACCTGCTACCGGTCGCAGCCGCCGGTGTCCTGGCACTTACCCTTTCCGCCTGTAGCGGAGATGGTGGCGGCGGTGGATCCACCGCCGGCTCGGATGATTGCTCCGCCTACGAAAGCTATGGCAAGCATGACGGCAAGACCGTCTCCGTCTACTCCACCATCGTGGATATCGAAGCAACCAACCTCGAGGAATCCTGGTCGCAGTTCGAGAACTGCACCGGCATCACCGTCAAGTATGAGGGCAGCAAGGAATTCGAAACGCAGATCGGCGTCCGTGCCCAGTCCGGCACCGCCCCCGACGTAGCGATCTTCCCGCAGCCAGGCCTTCTTGCCACCCAGGCACGTGCCGGATACCTGAAGCCCGCTCCGAAGACCGTCTCCGATCTGGTGGACAAGAACTGGTCGCCGGACTGGAAGAAGTACGGCACCGTGGACGGCACGTACTACGCCGCACCGATGCTCGCCAACGTCAAGGGCTTTGTTTGGTACGCGCCCAAGACCTTCAAGGACAAGGGCTGGGAAGTCCCCAAGACGTGGGACGAAATGATTGAACTGTCCAAGAAGATCGCGGCTGACGATCCCAACATGAAGCCGTGGTGTGCAGGCTTCGAATCCGGTGAAGCAACCGGCTGGCCAGGCACCGACTGGATCGAGGACGTTGTCCTCCGTGCCCACGGACCCGAGGTCTATGACCAGTGGGTGGCACACCAGATCCCGTTCAACGACCCCAAGATTGTTGATTCCTTCAACAAGGCCGGCGACATCCTGCTCAACCCGGACATGGTGAACGGCGGCTTCGGTGACGTCCGCACCATCCTGAGCACCGGTTTCGCCCAGGCCGGCCAGCCGGTCCTGGATGGCACCTGCGCCATGCACCACCAGGCCAACTTCCAGGCTGCCAACTGGCCTGCAGGAACCAACGTTGCCGAGGATGGCGATGTATGGGCCTTCATCACCCCGCCGATTGACGAGAGCAAGGGCAAGGCAGTCACCGGTGGCGGCGAAATGGTTGGCGCTTACAAGGACACCCCCGAAGTTCAGTCCTTCCTGGCCTACCTGGCCAGCGCCGACTTCGCCAACAACCGCGTCAAGCTTGGCGGCGTAGTCAGTGCAAACAAGGGCCTGGATCCCAACAACGCCCAGTCTGACCTGGACAAGCTGACCGTCCAGATCCTTCAGGACCCGGAGACTGTGTTCCGGTTTGACGGCTCTGACCTGATGCCCAGTGCAGTTGGCTCCAACTCTTTCTGGAAGGGCATTGTGCAGTGGATCAACGGCACCTCCTCCCAGGATGTTGCCAACAGCATCGAGTCCAGCTGGCCTAAGAGCTAACTCCCAAAGTGCTGCCTCCCCTGACTGGAACCCCCAGCCGGGGAGGCAGTGCTTTTCCCGGAACTTAGTGATTCACTCACGCCCCGGAGGTTGGGTATGGAATTCGTTGGAGAGAAACTCCTTCAAGTAGTGATAGCCCTGGCAATATTCGCCGCGGTTATTGGCATCATCATGCTGGTGGTGGACAGGGCCCCTAAATCCATCAAGGACAAAGTAACCGTTGCGGGCTTCCTTGCCCCCGCGGCCATCCTGATGCTGGTTGGCCTGGTCTATCCGGCCGTCCGCACGTCAATGCTGGCGTTCACCGATGCCGGCGGCAACGCCAACGGCTTCGACAACTTTGTATGGATGTTCACGCAGCCCGAGGCTCTGACCACGCTGCGGAACACCGTCATTTGGACAGTCCTGGTGCCATTGCTGTCCACTGGCTTTGGACTTGCCTACGCAGTGTTCATTGACAAAGCCCGCGGAGAGCGGGTCCTGAAGTCGCTCGTGTTTATGCCGATGGCCATCTCCTTTGTGGGCGCCGGCATCATCTGGAAGCTTGTTTATGACTACCGTGGCCCGAACATCGAGCAGACCGGCGTCATCAACTTCTTCCGGGACGCCTTGGGCATGGATCCCAAGCAGTTCCTTCTGGATGCCCCGGAGAACACTTTCTTCCTGATCATCGTGATGGTCTGGATCCAGACTGGCTTTGCCATGGTGATTCTCTCTGCGGCCATCAAGGGTGTGCCCGTGGAACTCATCGAGGCAGCCCGTCTTGACGGTGCCAACGCCTGGCAGCAGTTCCGCAATGTCACGGTCCCCGGCATCCGTGGAGCCCTGGTGGTGGTGCTGACAACCATCACCATTGCCACCCTGAAGGTGTTCGACATTGTCCGAACCATGACAGCAGGCAATTACGACACCTCCGTGGTGGCCAACGAAATGTACACACAGGCCTTCCGTGCCGGTGAACCGGGACGTGGTGCCGCTCTGGCCCTGGTCCTGTTCCTCATGGTGCTGCCGATCGTCGTGTACAACGCTCGAGTCCTTCGCAAGCAAAGGGAGATCCATTGACAGCCACGCCAGCCCCGAAAGAGGCCTCCAAGGCCACCCGGCAGCGTCCTGGATCCGATCCCACGGAGGACGCCCAGCCGATCATGCGCCGGGTCAAGACGAAGCTCACCTCCAAGTGGGCAACAGCGGCAGCCATCATCATCGCCGTCGTATGGTCCGTACCAACGGTGGGGCTCTTCATTACCTCGCTCCGTCCCGCCGCCAAGCAGGTGGGTCCCCGCTCCAATGGCTGGTGGAATGCCTTTGTTGATTGGGACTTCACGCTCAAGAACTACGTGGATGTGCTGACTCCCGCGGGCTCCCAATCAGCGAACCTCTCGCAGTACTTTGTGAACTCCATCGCGATTGTCATCCCCGTCACGATCTTCGTGCTGGTGCTGGCGTCCATGGCTGCTTACGTTTTCGCGTGGGGCAAGTTCAAGGGCCGCGACGCACTCTTCATTTTCGTCTTTGCCCTGCAGATCATCCCGCTCCAGATGGCACTGATTCCGCTGCTGCAGTTCTTCACGCAGACGCTCAACCTGCCGGCCGGTTCTTACGCGCAGCTGTGGATTGCCCACACCATGTTCGGTCTTCCGCTGGGCATTTTCCTCCTCCACAACTTCATCTCCGAAATTCCCGGTGAAGTCATCGAGGCGGCAAGGGTGGACGGCGCCGGGCACAGCACCATCTTCTGGCGGATCATCCTGCCGCTCTCCGTTCCGGCACTCGCTTCGCTGGCGATCTTCCAGTTCCTCTGGGTGTGGAATGACCTGCTGGTGGCTCTGGTGTTCTCCGGCGGTACGGCAGACGTTGCTCCCATTACGCAGCGGCTGGCGGAGATCTCCGGTACCCGTGGTGCCAGGGATTACCTGAACCCCGCGGCAGCGTTCGTCTCCATCATCATCCCGCTCCTGGTGTTCTTCGGACTGCAGCGCTACTTCGTGCGCGGCCTGCTTTCCGGCGGCCTCAAGGGCTAGGAATTGCGGCCCCCGGTTACGCAGCGCGTTACGTGGCTGCGTAACCGAGGGCCGCGATCCACAACTACAGACTTAAGGTGTGAAGGCGGAGCAACGGCGGCCGGAGAGGGGAGCCTGTGTCAAAAATTACGGGTAGGTCCCAACGCGGCGGCCATACCGGCGTCAGTATCGAAGACGTCGCCGCAGCTGCCGGAGTTTCCACCGCTACCGTTTCACGGGCCGTGCGGGGGTTGCCGCGGGTTTCTCCTGCCACGCGCGAAAAAATCCTCGAGGTAGCCAGTTCCCTGGGGTATGTGGCGTCGTCGTCCGCATCTGGCCTGGCAACCGGCCGGACGCGCACCATCGGTGTCCTGGCCCCTTTCGTCAGCAGATGGTTCTTCTCCAAGGCGATCGAGGGCGCAGACCGGGAACTGCATTCACGCAAATACAACCTCTCCCTGTTCAATCTGGGCGGCCACGGCAGCAACCGGGAGCG contains the following coding sequences:
- a CDS encoding ABC transporter substrate-binding protein, which codes for MKKTKYLLPVAAAGVLALTLSACSGDGGGGGSTAGSDDCSAYESYGKHDGKTVSVYSTIVDIEATNLEESWSQFENCTGITVKYEGSKEFETQIGVRAQSGTAPDVAIFPQPGLLATQARAGYLKPAPKTVSDLVDKNWSPDWKKYGTVDGTYYAAPMLANVKGFVWYAPKTFKDKGWEVPKTWDEMIELSKKIAADDPNMKPWCAGFESGEATGWPGTDWIEDVVLRAHGPEVYDQWVAHQIPFNDPKIVDSFNKAGDILLNPDMVNGGFGDVRTILSTGFAQAGQPVLDGTCAMHHQANFQAANWPAGTNVAEDGDVWAFITPPIDESKGKAVTGGGEMVGAYKDTPEVQSFLAYLASADFANNRVKLGGVVSANKGLDPNNAQSDLDKLTVQILQDPETVFRFDGSDLMPSAVGSNSFWKGIVQWINGTSSQDVANSIESSWPKS
- a CDS encoding anti-sigma factor domain-containing protein encodes the protein MPHIDPEELSLLALYGDWLDEEGRQHLRSCDACSAEYAALRRAVDAMKTTPDSSSFESPGPNVWAGIHRELGLSEANRDDPLGPATEAEASTPAPAGPPETGQPSEPPTDIRSRGKRRQPWQRRGTWLAVAAAGALVIAGATLWNINQAPTPLARAELSPLAQHTATGSAKVLEGADGSRTLEVSLSKDEAQGYQEVWLIGSDLKRLISLGIMKSDSGTFPLPAGLDLADFPIVDVSDEPLDGNPGHSSVSIVRGSLSSG
- a CDS encoding carbohydrate ABC transporter permease, with the translated sequence MEFVGEKLLQVVIALAIFAAVIGIIMLVVDRAPKSIKDKVTVAGFLAPAAILMLVGLVYPAVRTSMLAFTDAGGNANGFDNFVWMFTQPEALTTLRNTVIWTVLVPLLSTGFGLAYAVFIDKARGERVLKSLVFMPMAISFVGAGIIWKLVYDYRGPNIEQTGVINFFRDALGMDPKQFLLDAPENTFFLIIVMVWIQTGFAMVILSAAIKGVPVELIEAARLDGANAWQQFRNVTVPGIRGALVVVLTTITIATLKVFDIVRTMTAGNYDTSVVANEMYTQAFRAGEPGRGAALALVLFLMVLPIVVYNARVLRKQREIH
- a CDS encoding DNA alkylation repair protein; this translates as MAKTTVAKTTTTAAGESSLRTTVSGLMGELAALEEPRAREVNEKHGDDHGVNLSKLRAIAKRLKTQQDLSRELWGTGDTAARLLALLICRPKAFERDELDSMLREARTPKVQDWLVNYVVKKSPHSEELRMAWFSDPDPVVASAGWALTSERVVKKPEGLDLAHLLDIIEAGMKEAPDRLQWAMNHCLAQIGIEFPEYRARALDIGERLEVLKDYPTPPNCTSPFAPAWINEMVRRQAVQV
- a CDS encoding carbohydrate ABC transporter permease, with protein sequence MTATPAPKEASKATRQRPGSDPTEDAQPIMRRVKTKLTSKWATAAAIIIAVVWSVPTVGLFITSLRPAAKQVGPRSNGWWNAFVDWDFTLKNYVDVLTPAGSQSANLSQYFVNSIAIVIPVTIFVLVLASMAAYVFAWGKFKGRDALFIFVFALQIIPLQMALIPLLQFFTQTLNLPAGSYAQLWIAHTMFGLPLGIFLLHNFISEIPGEVIEAARVDGAGHSTIFWRIILPLSVPALASLAIFQFLWVWNDLLVALVFSGGTADVAPITQRLAEISGTRGARDYLNPAAAFVSIIIPLLVFFGLQRYFVRGLLSGGLKG
- a CDS encoding helix-turn-helix transcriptional regulator, with the protein product MPTIAYGKLGIVDELEALQTIGRLIKEERLAQGLSQVQLAKQAGTAIKTVRTLESGTRRTQEINQRKLEHALGWRAGSVSEVLKGKSNFAPEMITPDDMRSGDESRQGPPRVTVPIAPIARASHLSDEELLAELTYRMMHRNRG